The genomic region TTCGAACGACTGACCGGGTTTCAACGGTGGCGGTAGAGGCCATTGCTGCAGATGAATCAGCGCATCGCCGATACTGGCCTCACCCAAAGCATCCACCCGCACCAGCAAAGCACTGGCATTGTCCTGGCTCCCCGCTAGATGCGCGGCGTTGACCAGTGTCTGCGCGGCACTGTGCAGATCCGGCTGATCACGCAGAATCGCTGCAATCGCGGTATCGCCCAGCGTTGACCAGACACCGTCACTGAGCAAAACAAAGCACTCTCCGTCGCGCAGTTCACCATCAAGGAAGTCCAGCACCAGATGCTGATCCAGCCCCAATGCACGCTTGAGCACATGCTGCATGCCCGGCTGATCCCAGACATGATCCTCCGAGATCCGCTGCAAATTATCGCCGTGCCAGCGATACACCCGACAATCGCCGACGTGGGCGAGGGTAAAACGCCGACCGCGCATGACCAAAGCACTGACCGTGGTGAGCAACGGTTGCCCACCCCCATTGGCCTGCAACCAGCGGTTTTGCGCGAGCAGCAGGCGATCCAGCGCCTGCGCCACGCTCCAGGTTTCCGGCGTGGCGTAGTAGTCGAGCGCCAAGGCCTGCAAGGTCGAACGCGCAGCGAGGCCGCCATCGGCGCATTGGCTGACGCCGTCGGCGATGGCGAACAGATAACCTTTGCTCGCCGCCAGCGCCGGAGCCGGTGTCACCGAACGCAAAGCGTCCTGATTCTCCGCACGCGGGCCGGTGGCGCTGGCTTCGGCAAAACTCAGTTGCAGGGCCATCGACGCTTCAGACCCGCGCCGCCGTCACTGCCGCTGAACCCCAGGTGGTTCTCCAGCGACGCTTGACGCCGTGCAGGCCAAACCATGCCAACACGCCGAGGCTGGCGAACAACCACAGGGCCAGTTGATAGCTGCCGGTGCTCTGCTTGATCGCGCCCATGCCGGCCGCCAAGGCAAAACCGCCGATGCCGCCGGCCATGCCGATCAGGCCGGTCATCACGCCGATTTCCAGACGAAAACGCTGCGGTACCAGTTGAAAAACCGCGCCGTTGCCCGCGCCCAATCCGAGCATGGTGCAGACGAAAAGTGCCAGTGCAGCGTAGGAACTTGGCAGGTTGAAACCAACCGCGGCGATGCACACGGCGGCGACGGTGTACATCGCCAGCAATGTGCGAATGCCACCGAAGCGATCCGCCAGCGCGCCACCCAGCGGTCGCATCAAACTGCCGCCGAACACGCAAGCTGCGGTGTAGTAACCGGCGGTCACCGGGCTCAGCCCGTACTGATCGTTGAAGTAGCCGGGCAGGGCGCTGGCCAGACCGATGAAGCCGCCGAAGGTGACGCTGTAGAAAAACATGAACCACCAACTGTCACGGTCGCCGAGGGCTTTGAAGTAGTCAGCCATGGCTTTGGCTTTTGGCCGCTCAGGCGCATTTTTTGCCAGCCAGGCGAACAGCACCAACGTCAGGATCAACGGAATCAGAGCGAAACCGAAAACATTGCTCCAGCCGAACGCAGCGGCGAGCACCGGCGCGAGCAGCGCGGCGAACACGGTGCCGGAGTTGCCTGCACCGGCAATGCCCATGGCTTTGCCCTGATGCTGTGGCGGATACCATTGCGAGGCCAGCGGCAGGGCGACGGCGAACGAGGCGCCGGCCATGCCGAG from Pseudomonas tensinigenes harbors:
- a CDS encoding nitrate/nitrite transporter — encoded protein: MNSSFWKSGHTPTLFAAFLYFDLSFMVWYLLGPLAVQIAADLHLTTQQRGLVVATPILAGAVLRFVMGMLADRLSPKTAGLIGQVIVICALFGAWKIGIHSYEQALILGLFLGMAGASFAVALPLASQWYPPQHQGKAMGIAGAGNSGTVFAALLAPVLAAAFGWSNVFGFALIPLILTLVLFAWLAKNAPERPKAKAMADYFKALGDRDSWWFMFFYSVTFGGFIGLASALPGYFNDQYGLSPVTAGYYTAACVFGGSLMRPLGGALADRFGGIRTLLAMYTVAAVCIAAVGFNLPSSYAALALFVCTMLGLGAGNGAVFQLVPQRFRLEIGVMTGLIGMAGGIGGFALAAGMGAIKQSTGSYQLALWLFASLGVLAWFGLHGVKRRWRTTWGSAAVTAARV